A genome region from Myxocyprinus asiaticus isolate MX2 ecotype Aquarium Trade chromosome 12, UBuf_Myxa_2, whole genome shotgun sequence includes the following:
- the LOC127449021 gene encoding neuronal pentraxin-1-like — translation MERVSWTLFLLSLTYLEGSSQEFAQTQFICTSVPKDMDLCASTMQNSGPADDLKTTVMQLRETVLQQKETIMNQKETIRELTSKLSRCESQSVLEPVAGGRRKEPGKNTMGDVSRGPTDTLAQLGQTLATLKQRLENLEQYSRNNGSVQANSLKDLLQNKIDDMEKQVLSRVNTLEESKPGQKNDTDPRNRVESTLTSLHQRINDLEKGSKGNWPLDKFQITLPLRTNYMYAKVKKSLPEMYAFTFCLWIKSNASPGVGTPFSYAVPGQANELVLIEWGNNPMEILINDKVAKLPFVINDGKWHHICITWTTRDGVWEAFQDGVLRGHGENLAPYHPLKPNGVLVLGQEQDTLGGGFDATQAFVGELANFNVWDRKLSPGEIYSLATCNNRAQAGNVLSWSESNIDVFGGATKWTFEPCRQLN, via the exons ATGGAAAGAGTTTCGTGGACACTTTTTCTGCTTTCTCTCACATACCTGGAGGGATCTTCGCAAGAGTTCGCACAGACCCAGTTCATCTGTACGTCAGTGCCCAAGGATATGGACCTGTGTGCATCCACTATGCAGAACAGTGGACCGGCTGATGATCTGAAGACCACCGTAATGCAGTTAAGAGAAACAGTTCTACAGCAGAAGGAAACAATCATGAACCAGAAGGAGACGATCAGGGAATTAACTTCTAAGTTGAGTCGGTGTGAGAGTCAAAGTGTTCTGGAGCCCGTGGCTGGAGGTCGGAGGAAAGAACCGGGCAAGAACACGATGGGAGACGTGTCCCGCGGGCCGACCGATACTCTAGCCCAACTCGGTCAGACTTTAGCCACCCTTAAACAGAGGCTAGAAAACCTTGAG CAATACAGCAGGAACAACGGCTCTGTACAGGCGAACAGTCTTAAAGATCTGCTGCAGAATAAGATCGATGACATGGAAAAGCAGGTGCTGTCCCGGGTCAACACTTTAGAGGAAAGCAAACCCGGGCAGAAGAACGATACGGATCCGCGCAATCGAGTGGAATCAACACTCACCTCTTTACATCAAAGAATTAACGACCTGGAGAAAG GTTCAAAAGGTAATTGGCCACTGGACAAGTTTCAGATAACATTACCTTTACGAACAAATTACATGTATGCAAAAGTGAAGAAAAGTCTACCAGAAATGTATGCCTTCACTTTCTGCTTATGGATAAAGTCCAACGCATCACCTGGTGTGGGAACACCCTTCTCCTACGCTGTTCCTGGACAGGCCAATGAGCTTGTACTCATAGAATGGGGCAACAATCCAATGGAGATCCTTATAAACGATAAG GTTGCAAAGTTACCTTTTGTCATAAATGACGGTAAATGGCATCACATCTGCATCACATGGACAACTCGTGATGGCGTATGGGAGGCGTTCCAGGATGGTGTGCTGCGTGGACATGGAGAGAATCTGGCCCCCTATCACCCGCTCAAACCCAACGGAGTACTGGTCTTAGGTCAGGAACAG GACACACTTGGTGGGGGATTCGATGCAACCCAAGCCTTTGTAGGTGAACTGGCAAATTTCAATGTATGGGACAGAAAACTGTCACCTGGGGAGATCTACAGCCTGGCAACCTGCAACAACAGAGCACAAGCTGGCAATGTGTTGTCATGGTCGGAGAGTAATATCGATGTGTTTGGTGGAGCCACTAAATGGACTTTCGAGCCCTGTCGTCAGCTCAACTGA